A stretch of the Aggregatibacter sp. HMT-949 genome encodes the following:
- the metF gene encoding methylenetetrahydrofolate reductase — translation MSYAKEINNLNQNIADFNKKIDVSFEFFPPKNENMENILWESIHRLKLLEPKFVSVTYGANSGERDRTHSIVKAIKKETGLDAAPHLTGIDATPEELKQIAKDYWDSGIRRIVALRGDIPQGYNKQPFYAADLVELLRSVADFDISVAAYPEVHPEAKSAQADLINLKRKIDAGANHVITQFFFDIDSYLRFRDRCAAIGIDTEIVPGILPVTNFKQLQKMASFTNVKIPSWLAKAYEGLDDDQTTRNLVAASVAMDMVKILSNEGVNNFHFYTLNRSELTYAICHMLGVRPKV, via the coding sequence ATGAGCTATGCAAAAGAAATTAATAACTTAAATCAAAATATTGCCGATTTTAATAAAAAAATCGATGTTTCCTTTGAATTCTTCCCGCCTAAAAATGAAAACATGGAAAATATACTATGGGAATCCATTCATCGATTGAAACTACTGGAACCCAAATTCGTTTCGGTCACATACGGCGCAAACTCCGGCGAACGTGATCGCACTCACAGTATTGTCAAAGCGATTAAAAAAGAAACGGGACTAGATGCGGCTCCGCATTTAACCGGCATTGATGCGACTCCGGAAGAACTCAAGCAAATCGCAAAAGATTACTGGGATAGCGGAATTCGTCGCATTGTGGCATTACGTGGCGATATTCCGCAAGGCTATAATAAACAGCCTTTTTATGCGGCAGATTTAGTTGAACTTCTCCGTTCAGTGGCCGATTTCGATATTTCTGTCGCTGCCTATCCGGAAGTACACCCGGAAGCCAAATCGGCGCAAGCGGATTTAATCAATTTAAAACGAAAAATTGATGCCGGAGCAAATCACGTCATCACACAATTCTTCTTTGATATTGACAGCTATCTCCGCTTCCGCGACCGCTGTGCCGCAATTGGCATCGATACGGAAATCGTGCCGGGTATTTTGCCGGTAACCAATTTCAAGCAATTACAAAAAATGGCCTCATTTACCAATGTGAAAATTCCAAGTTGGTTGGCAAAAGCCTATGAAGGCTTAGATGATGATCAAACTACACGCAATCTGGTCGCCGCAAGTGTGGCAATGGATATGGTGAAAATTTTGTCCAACGAAGGAGTGAACAATTTCCATTTCTATACGCTTAATCGCAGTGAACTCACTTATGCGATCTGCCATATGTTAGGCGTTCGTCCGAAGGTTTAA
- the rplM gene encoding 50S ribosomal protein L13 — MKTFVAKPETVKRDWYVVDATGKTLGRLATELARRLRGKHKAEYTPHVDTGDYIIVINADKVAVTGNKESDKIYYWHTGYVGGIKQATFKEMIARRPEAVIEIAVKGMLPKGPLGRAMFRKLKVYAGAEHQHAAQQPQVLDI; from the coding sequence ATGAAAACTTTTGTAGCAAAACCGGAAACGGTTAAACGCGACTGGTATGTAGTAGATGCGACAGGTAAAACTTTAGGTCGTTTGGCGACTGAATTAGCGCGTCGTCTTCGTGGTAAACATAAAGCTGAATATACTCCGCACGTTGATACGGGTGATTACATCATCGTGATTAACGCGGACAAAGTTGCCGTAACAGGTAACAAAGAAAGCGATAAAATTTACTACTGGCACACAGGCTATGTAGGCGGTATCAAACAAGCGACTTTCAAAGAAATGATCGCGCGCCGTCCTGAAGCAGTGATTGAAATTGCGGTTAAAGGTATGTTGCCAAAAGGTCCATTAGGCCGTGCAATGTTCCGTAAATTAAAAGTGTACGCAGGTGCTGAACACCAACACGCGGCACAACAACCACAAGTATTAGACATTTAA
- the rpsI gene encoding 30S ribosomal protein S9, whose product MAENQNYGTGRRKSSSARVFIKPGNGKITINQRELDVYFGRETSRMIVRQPLELVELTDKLDLYITVKGGGISGQAGAIRHGITRALMEYDETLRPALRAAGFVTRDARRVERKKVGLHKARRRPQYSKR is encoded by the coding sequence ATGGCAGAGAATCAAAACTACGGCACAGGTCGCCGCAAAAGCTCTTCAGCTCGTGTATTTATCAAACCGGGCAATGGTAAGATCACTATCAACCAACGTGAATTAGACGTATATTTCGGTCGCGAGACTTCTCGTATGATCGTACGTCAACCATTAGAGTTGGTTGAATTAACTGATAAATTAGACCTATACATCACTGTTAAAGGTGGTGGTATTTCCGGTCAAGCGGGTGCAATCCGTCATGGTATTACCCGTGCATTGATGGAATACGATGAAACCCTACGCCCGGCACTTCGTGCAGCAGGCTTCGTGACTCGTGACGCACGTCGCGTTGAACGTAAAAAAGTGGGTTTACACAAAGCACGTCGTCGTCCACAATACTCCAAACGTTAA